One Elaeis guineensis isolate ETL-2024a chromosome 10, EG11, whole genome shotgun sequence genomic window carries:
- the LOC105032060 gene encoding calmodulin-7: MADQLTDDQISEFKEAFSLFDKDGDGCITTKELGTVMRSLGQNPTEAELQDMINEVDADGNGTIDFPEFLNLMARKMKDTDSEEELKEAFRVFDKDQNGFISAAELRHVMTNLGEKLTDEEVDEMIREADVDGDGQINYEEFVKVMMAK, translated from the exons ATGGCCGATCAGCTCACGGACGACCAGATCTCTGAGTTCAAGGAAGCCTTCAGCTTGTTCGACAAGGATGGAGACG GTTGCATCACAACCAAGGAACTGGGAACTGTTATGAGATCACTGGGGCAGAATCCTACCGAGGCGGAGCTTCAGGACATGATCAATGAGGTGGATGCAGATGGCAATGGTACAATAGACTTCCCAGAGTTCCTTAACCTGATGGCTCGCAAGATGAAGGACACTGATTCAGAGGAGGAGCTCAAGGAGGCCTTCCGAGTGTTCGACAAGGACCAAAATGGGTTCATCTCAGCTGCTGAGCTTCGCCATGTCATGACCAACCTTGGTGAGAAGCTTACCGATGAGGAGGTTGATGAGATGATCCGTGAGGCTGATGTTGATGGTGATGGCCAGATCAACTATGAGGAGTTTGTCAAAGTCATGATGGCCAAGTGA